A part of Oncorhynchus masou masou isolate Uvic2021 chromosome 30, UVic_Omas_1.1, whole genome shotgun sequence genomic DNA contains:
- the LOC135522343 gene encoding serine/threonine-protein kinase Nek8-like yields MAYSTKTLAAGSFGKVYKEKYNDTWAAIKKVPQHLINRRDLERECQVYNKAIHPNIVKLLGNPTLKDSKWIIPMEFIFGEELETTIFKSLKSKIQLTPSIKATIITGMCEGLLHLHRKDIVHQDLKPENIMVEHVSHRAVIIDMGLAKFFRNGLNSAMDMGNEAYSPPEVLQRRGQRDQRSDVWAMGKIITELYARVRLYTPSVCPTKIQEILSLQGQQYCNAVCRMVQRDPTVRATMAGIMPEIQRAGIDSDGGNTRGGKRGHLLTPFPHTQVKDTLPCPQAPVQRSPSPSRFERNALPRSEVKTLVRAPVRAPSPSRWERTSSPKPEVKTLVRAPVRAPSPSRWERTSSPKPEVKTLVRAPVRAPSPSRWERAALPKTELKFEVKTTLQPQPVQRSPSPSRWERAALPKTEVKATLQPQPVQRSPSPSRWERAALPKPEVKNSPTPLPKGIAQPNQNVMKQLLYEEALKGLPCPLPTTGGVRIRRYEQRNGEVETWEQNEVETEGGRIVKFEDVKCNKKS; encoded by the exons ATGGCGTACTCCACCAAAACTCTTGCTGCTGGCAGCTTTGGGAAGGTATACAAGGAGAAGTACAATGACACTTGGGCTGCAATCAAGAAGGTGCCACAACACTTAATCAATAggagagacctggagagagagtgTCAAGTATACAA TAAAGCGATTCATCCTAACATAGTGAAGCTTCTGGGTAATCCAACACTCAAGGACTCAAAGTGGATCATCCCCATGGAGTTCATCTTTGGAGAGGAACTGGAGACAACCATCTTCAAATcactaaaatctaaaatacaG TTGACTCCATCTATAAAGGCCACCATCATCACAGGCATGTGTGAAGGACTGCTTCACCTTCACAGGAAAGATATCGTCCATCAGGACCTCAAGCCTGAGAACATCATG GTAGAGCATGTTTCTCACAGAGCTGTGATCATTGATATGGGACTTGCCAAATTCTTCCGCAATGGCCTAAATTCTGCCATGGATATGGGCAATGAGGCCTACTCTCCACCTGAGGTCCTGCAGAGGAGGGGCCAGAGAGATCAGCGCTCGGACGTGTGGGCTATGGGTAAAATCATTACCGAACTTTATGCCAGAGTCAGGCTGTACACCCCCAGTGTCTGTCCAACTAAGATCCAGGAGATCCTCAGTCTCCAAGGCCAGCAGTACTGTAACGCTGTCTGTAGGATGGTGCAGAGAGACCCCACAGTGCGGGCCACCATGGCCGGAATCATGCCGGAGATACAAAGGGCAGGGATAGATAGCGATGGCGGCAACACCAGGGGGGGGAAAAGAGGACATCTGCTGACACCCTTTCCTCACACTCAGGTAAAAGACACCTTGCCATGTCCTCAAGCTCCTGTACAGCGTTCACCATCTCCATCGAGATTTGAGCGCAATGCTTTACCAAGGTCTGAGGTCAAGACGCTAGTGCGAGCTCCTGTGCGAGCACCTTCTCCATCGAGATGGGAGCGTACATCTTCTCCAAAGCCTGAGGTCAAGACACTAGTGCGAGCTCCTGTGCGAGCACCTTCTCCATCGAGATGGGAGCGTACATCTTCTCCAAAGCCTGAGGTCAAGACGCTAGTGCGAGCTCCTGTGCGAGCACCTTCTCCATCGAGATGGGAGCGTGCAGCCTTGCCAAAGACTGAGTTGAAGTTTGAGGTGAAGACAACACTGCAACCACAACCCGTACAGCGTTCACCTTCCCCGTCAAGGTGGGAGCGTGCAGCCCTGCCAAAGACTGAGGTCAAGGCGACACTGCAACCACAACCCGTACAGCGTTCACCTTCCCCGTCAAGGTGGGAGCGTGCAGCCCTGCCAAAGCCTGAGGTCAAGAACTCACCAACTCCCCTTCCAAAAG GCATAGCTCAACCCAATCAAAATGTCATGAAACAGCTTCTCTACGAAGAGGCCTTGAAGGGTCTCCCATGCCCACTCCCAACAACAGGCGGGGTGCGAATCCGCCGTTATGAGCAAAGGAATGGGGAAGTGGAGACTTGGGAGCAAAATGAGGTGGAGACTGAAGGAGGGAGGATAGTCAAGTTTGAGGATGTGAAGTGTAACAAGAAGTCGTAA